In Pyrus communis chromosome 11, drPyrComm1.1, whole genome shotgun sequence, the sequence ctttttcttttttatcagTGAAACTCTGTATTTAAACACATTAACTCATCATCCATAAGTTCTTAATGTTAAATTAGAGTGAGTTAGAGTGAGAGAGATTAAGTTTGACTCTTTGCAATTGCAATCTCCCAATTTATAGTGAATTCTGCATGTTGGCCTCTCCAGTGATGGGAGAGGTCCACATGGGAGGGGAAATGAGAGTCCTAAATGTTAAAGAAATCAACCCCATCTCATTAAAGGACCTACACAAATCTAGAATAAAGAATTCTAGAACATTCACTAAGGTTGGTTAGCTAGATTATCCAAGTTAAAGTAGTACTTTGTAGAAATgactagaatgttgtttcttaagttggtggaagagtctagaagaatggtgaggtttccaccaacatgcaagattagtgtagataattctagcttaggaagttaGTGGAATTATCCAGATATCTATAGCATGGTTTAGGCATCCAAGTTAAAGTAGTACTTTGTAGAAATGACTAGCATGGTGTgtccatgcttctccaaggttccatccatgcctataaaaggagaaggcatccacaccatttgtatcAACAAATCAACAAGCAACCAATCAATTAAGAAGAGCTAAGTAAGAGAGTGGGAAGCCTTGTAAGTAGTCTTGTAAGAGTGAGAGTGctctagagtttgtctctagaaagtgagtgagtgtcATTGTTCTTGAGAGTGTCCTTTGagagtgttgtaatattttgtttgtgtaatacaagtaatttgtttacttgtattgtctctccaacacttgtgttagagttgtgtactctaagtttttccccaacaattggtatcagagcggtaCGATCAGGGACCGTCTCTATTAAAGCTTTTGAGAATCGTGAGAAGTTAGTACTTCACAAGATTATTCGTTAATCTTGTTTGGCTTATCGAAGCTCTGCCAGCACGATGggagatcttcaagttgttggagtaatcaagaagttgaacaacaaaaattacaacacgTGGGCGACGTGTATGGAGTCTTACCTATAAGGCCAAGATCTTTGGGATGTCGTCGGCGGTAATGAAGTTACGCAGCCAGAAGAAGACACCAGCGGCGTTTTGAGGAAGTGGAAGATCAAGGCAGGTAAGGCCATGTTTGCCTTAAAAACCATAGTTGAAGATGACATGTTAGAGCACATACGGAAGGCCAAGACACCAAAAGAACCATGGGACACCTTCGCCACACTCTTTTCATAGAGGAACAATACAAGACTGCAGCTTCTCGAGAACGAGTTGTTATCAGTGAACCAAAGGGACATGACGATTGCGCAGTATTTCCACAAGGTAAAGTCTATTTGCCGTGAAATTTCTGAATTAGATCCTAGTGCTGCCATTGTAGAATCCaggataaaaagaataattatccatggattGAGACCTGAATATCGAGGCTTCGTTGCCGctgtacaaggatggccgacccaaccatcacttgttgagttcgagaatttgcttgccgatcaagaagttttggcaaagcaaatgggaggggtctcgttaaaaggtgaggaggaagcgctctacaccaaaagtaaaggcagctttaagcagcgtgctggtggtggatctaaaagaaatggtgacaaggaaaaaggtcatcaaggaggagggagttctcaGCCAAggggagctccgaagtatcacgaCAATCAtggtcagtcccagaataataaaaggttTGAAGGCAAGTAGAAGGGCCATATGGTGAATGATTGCTGGTTCAAAAAGCCTGTAGAAAGTAATGTTGCCAACTCagagaagaaaagtgaagatgattgggacaCCATAGCATATCTAGCTATGGATGAAGAATGGGATGCTgtagcatcttcttggtggtgctCAAAAAATGAAGTGTTGCCTGACTCAAGAGAGATTAAAGATATGTTGCAGGAGAAAATGGGAGACCAAGCTGCCCAAATCCAATCGAGTCCAGATGAGCTCGAGGAATTGCTTGATGGTAACGATGTCAAGCAAGAAGTACCTAAGAGTCATTGGAAAACTGAAGAAGTTAGATCTAGTGAAGTGGAAGTATCAACTCCATGATCACAACTAAGGAGGTCAACAGGAATATTGAAGCCAAATCTCAAATACGCAACCGCAACCATAGTAGAAGAAGCAGTTGAAGCTGAGATGTGTAAAGAAGCATCACAGAATTCTGAGTGGCATACATCTGGGCGAAGAGGATGTTGTGTTAAAGAAATATCAAACTTGGGATCCAGTGGCAAGGCCAAGAAATGTGAAACCCATCTCATACAAATGGGTGTTCAAGATGAAGCGTTGTCAACCCAACGTAGAGAGAATAATGAGATGGTGTTGAGGGAGAGTGTTAAAGAAATCAACCCCATCTCATTAAATGACCTACACAAATCTAGAATAAAGAATTCTAGAACATTCACTAAGGTTGGTTAGCTAGATTATCCAAGTTAAAGTAGTACTTTGTAGAAATgactagaatgttgtttcttaagttggtggaagagtctagaagaatggtgaggtttccaccaacatgcaagattagtgtaaataattctagcttaggaagttagtggaattatctagatatctctagcatggtgtgtccatgcttctccaaggttccatccatgcctataaaaggagaaggcatccacaccatttgtatcAACAAATCAACAAGCAACCAATCAATTAAGAAGAGCTAAGTAAGAGAGTGGGAAGCCTTGTAAGTAGTCTTGTAAGAGTGTGAGTGCTTtagagtttgtctctagaaagtgagtgagtgtcATTGTTCTTGAGAGTGTCCTTTGAtagtgttgtaatattttgtttgtgtaatacaagtaatttgtttacttgtattgtctctccaacacttgtgttagagttgtgtactctaagtTTTTCCCCAACACTAAATACTGATGTTAGAAAAAATTACAACTACAAAACTTGACAGTGGTCGTGCTAAATATTATCTTTGTACAAATATTAACTTAATTTTTTGTTCGCTATGAAGTTTGAAGAGATTTTTTCACAGCAAGGCCGATGCTTTCCTTTCAAatgactactatgactcagataTAGCCTGGATGGAGTTGGTTAGTAGAGTATTTAATATACGATTTACAATCATGAATTATAATTCAGTTATAGGGTGTTGGTTATTTGTTCCTTCCTATAAACAATTTTTCCACGAGCTATTTTACTAATATGTCGAAGTTGCTAGCGCGCAGTTTATATGGTCTTATTATTGGTTTTACAGCGTACATGAAgacggtcataaattattttctatttaatttaacaaGAATATCTAGTTTTCTAAAGTTGCATTGCCCAGCCTAATCCGTGCCTATTCCTGTGCTGAACAATGGGGTTATATCTTGTAATAAAATCCCCTATTAtctaattttctttcttaatgTATAACCTAAACAGCAATAAAATAAATTCGAAACCAGCGGCCCAGTGGAGGTACTAACAGCATATCTTCTATCCACTAGAAATACATTTTCACCGCGCACTTGCCTTCAAATATTTGATCATTCTTGCCTGCTTAAATGACCCAAAAAATTGCCAACAGACTACAACTTTACAAAACTTTAGCTTTTGCCCACCACGATAAGCACAGTGTTTCTCACTAAATAGTTATACACAAGACTGGGTGAACTGTGAAGTCACCAAACTCAACCATGTTTCTCGGAACAACCTGTACCATAGTCTCAAGAAGATGAGACAGTGAAAGCATGGAAGCTTTCTTGTTTTCCTCTTGTTATTTGCTTATTGTCTGTAAATTCTTAAGAGCATAGACTGTTGAACCAGCCTTTGTTTTTGGCTACTGTTCTGTTGTAGGACTCTAAGCTGGATGTTACTATTGGTCCGTATGAAACATATGAAGATGCTCTTTTTGGATACAAGGTATTTTTTATGTGGAGCACCCTTGTGTTTTGAGCTTCGGCATTTATCACTTTGTATTTTTAAATGTGATCAGACTGACGTACTGCAAATACAATGATATTGATCTcagatttctatttttttttttttttttcattaagttttttatactattcattttcttgcatttgggcatttattttctgaaaggACATATTTGGGAATTTAAGTGATGTAGCATGGTAGTAATTTTCGGCCTTTAGATGTTATTGAACTGCCTTTTATTTCAGGCTACTTTTGAAGCATTTATTGGAGTTCGGGATGACAAGGCAACTGCTCAAGTACAGCTTTTTGGTGACAATTTGCAGGTACTGTATTACAAACATTTTCTACCAGAGATGCAATATCTTACCAAAATAATAAAGATCCTGACAGCTTTGTTATTCCTTTTAACCatccattattattatttttataaggtTTTGGAACAAAATCTGCCACTGGACAGTGTCTACAAGTCCAAAGATGTGATATGTGCTTCTATTCGAGTCATCGATCTTATTTACAATGCCGGAGTAAGTTTTGGAACTCTGGTAAATCTTTCAAGATGTTCTAATCTATGGCAACATGCAAGTTTTTCATCACAGAGGAACAATGACTGGGATTATGGTTTTCCCTGCTTCTAACCCTATACTGTTGAGCCAAATAgtcaataaaaaaatgtttggagGGTAGAAAATGAAAATACATACGTGTCATATTTAGGTTTGAGTTTCTCATAAATCTACCAATCACAAGTAAAGTTAGTAGTGGCTCGGGTTTTAATTAATAGTTTTCTTCTTAGTTGTAAGGTCAGTCCATGGAGGTCAGAGTCTTCTTGACCTCtgtttaataatatattatatatatgcaaaTTGATCTGGTTGGTGAAGTGACATTGACAACTTCAAAATTTACCCCAGGATGTCAAGGGTCCTCAAACTACTGCTTTTAATCTACCAAATGACGAGCGTATTGTAAAAGATCGAGGAACGTCATTggtcatgctcaagaatatctCAGAGGCCAAGTAAAATTTTCCTTCCCTCAGATGAGTATCCATTAttgcttttccaaattttgatCTGTTGTGTTGGAATGGTAATGTCAGGTTCAAGCACATTCTTCTGCCTATAGCCGATGTTTGTATTACAAAGGAACAACGGGAACTTGTAGATTTTGAATCTTTCTTCACTCACACAATTTGCCATGAGTGCTGCCATGGGATTGGACCTCATAGCATAACACTTCCAGATGGTAGAAAGTCAACAGTGAGATTGGTGAGGGACATCACTATAAATTATCTAATTTACTTGTTCACTATAGTAAACCAAACAATTCTTCAAAATAAGGTTCAGTATATCTAGCAGAATAGATAGTTTAATAAACTTTTATTGTCAATTTTATAGTAATTGTTGCTGGTCAATGCACATTAAAACTTGAGGTTGATTTCCCAGCTCTACCTATCTTACTACAGAGAGACATTGAAACATATTTGAGAATTAAAGTGTTGCAGCAAGAACACTTTGTTAAAGTCCAGTTTCCTTGCAAATTCCTTGAAATCTTGTGTTTCCTTGCAAAACCCTATTCGGTTGCTTAAGTTTAGTTTGCTTTTTACAGTCAATCGTGGTGGCGGCGGCGCAAGTGATGCCCACCTTAGTTGACTTTTCGTAAAAACAGTGTCTTCATATTGTCGAGGCATGTGATGACTATGTTGTTGAGGTGTTAAGGCACTTTATGTCATCATGTATGTACGAGCATGACGCCTAGTTGTTAAAGTGGGCAATGATATTTCCAGCCTCCTTCAAATGGAACATCTTGCATCAAAATTAGAAGTTTTGTTTCGAGTTTTTGTGAATGGATCCCAATCAGTGATTCTTGACATTGTCAGTATAGAAAGTCTCTATAGATGACTATTggtcaatttttttatatgaccCCAGGAACCCAGttgcatatttatttatttatttttgatttGGGGTTTTAGACTTTAATGAATTTCTTTAACTGATGGAGGAGTTCATTAGTTATGAAGCATCTTTTAGATCAGTTGTATTATTTATGGTAAAAAAAAGATATTCTCATAATTTTTACCTATTTTTTACGATTGTATTCAAAGTTCTTGTGCTTCTCATTGTGTTTCTAATGTCATATTAAACAGTTTtaagaaaaatcaataaaaaaagaaggaaatttcGGAAGGTTAAGTACATCAAGTGTGCACTGTTTTCTTAATGCCAAATCTGATTTGCCCTGTGTCCCTTTCATCTCTTGATAAAGGAACTGCAAGAACTCCACTCAGCTCTGGAAGAAGCAAAAGCTGATATAGTTGGCCTTTGGGCATTGAAGTTCCTAATCCACAAGGTGAGTGGCGATTAATTTGGTTGAGATTGCTTCGCTTCATTTTATCTCATCAGTGGGATAGTTtggtttacaatttttttttttttttttttgttgacacATTTGCATCTTTCATTGGTTTTAATTATGTTATCATCAAGACAAGTGGCCTTCTACCACACTGGTGGAGAGGAGTGTTGCCCTTACATCGGctctctaatctaacaaatctatcgtttgacaaaaaaagttcTTTTATCAAGATGATGCCGGACCTCTTGTTGATTGAGTCATTTTACCTTtcattttaataattattaatgaaaattttctttctcaTAAGAAGTTGTGTTATTGTCACTGGTATTCATAATTTCATCGTGTGGTGGCATACAAGCTGTGTTCTAGTGCTTATGCTATTTGAAGTTCCAAATTTCTCTGTCTTGCTGGTTCCAGGACATGCTCTCAAAGAGTTTATTGAAGTCTATGTATGTTTCTTTTCTTGCTGGATGCTTCCGCTCCGTACGGTTTGGTCTTGAAGAAGCTCATGGGTAAGCTAGTAACTCACCCTCCTCTAGTCCACTTGTGTCACTTGTCAGCAAGCAAATTATACTATAGTAAGCATCTAGCATGTTTGGCCACCAAAGTATCTGATATTTTATATTTGCAGAAAAGGACAAGCGTTGCAATTTAACTGGTTGTATGGGGAAGGAGCCTTTATTTTGAATCCTGATGAAACATTTTCTGTTGACTTTACCAAGGTattacttctcaagttccaaATTTCCTCCTTATGCCCCCTGAGATGACACATCAAGGCCATATGTATAACTACTCCTTTGTTTTGGTAAAAGGTTGAAGGTGCAGTTGAGAACCTGAGTAGGGCAATACTCACCATACAAGCAAAAGGTGACAAGGAGGCTGCAAATGCACTGCTTCAGAAATACTGCATAATGACGAACCCAATAAAAGTTGCTCTGCAGAAATTAGAGAAAATTCAGGTACGAACGGCTACTTTGATAAGCTTGATCCAAATATGAAGAATTATGGCAATTATATGCATATTATTAAGCTGATATTTGAAAATCACTGGCATTATTAGACAGAAATTTCTAGAAGACATTTTCCCAGTTTTCATTTGATCAAGTTGACAGTTTGTGATCGTATTTATCAAGCTGCATTTTTCGCATTGAGAAATATTCGGTGATTTGAATTATGTAGTTTGTTTTCGGCTCCCTTCTGTTCTTTTTAAATGTTTGGAAATCCCATATAAAGGAAAATCCAAAACTGAAATCTGTAATCCAAAAAGATGCTTTAAGTTTCTGCGAATCATATGGCAACGTCATGCAGTCACTAACGTTTTCTTATTTGCATAGGTCCCCGTGGATATAGTTCCCACATTCCCGGTAATTGATAAAATATTGGAGCAAAGACAACAAATGGGTGAGTCTCATTACCATCTTTCAAGGATGCTAGTAAATGACAACATAATTCCTGAGCTAATGACAGAATGCAACATTTTATATCTTGATCCCCCATCTTGTTATTCTTCCTCTACCTATTGAATATATCAGGTATCAACCAATCTCCGCATTTTTGTACCGTGAACTTGCAGATCATGAGACAGACAAGGCTTCGATGACTTTTTATCTCGCAGTAATCTTGTTGAGTGGTGCGATAATTCTCATTGCTATGCTCTATGAACTCCTCTGAGTTTGGGGATGCATGGATAATATACGGACTTGACCTACACACAACATGAGGGTGAGTACAGACGCGTACATGATTACTTTGTTATTTGGTTGGTTACTTGTGGTACATTATGGATGTAAGATGGTTAAATGGATGACAAGTCGCATGTCGCACCAAATGGAAGATTGAGTCGAGTCTGGTGTGCAATAAAGTCGAGCGACTCAAGTCATTTTCCTCGTCTGAATAATAGTGTCCTAAGCTGTCATAAAACTGTGTAAGCATGATTGATTGATCGTAGGATTAATCTTGCTTCAATGCAACAaacatttctctatttttttgtttcagtGAGGATATCAGCAGCTTTCATAAAGAGCTCATCATCATTCACAACTTCAGGCATTCCTTCCAAAACTTCCATCACTTCCTCAATGCTACAACCAGGCTTATCTTTGCTTTTAGAACAGTTGTTTATAGCTTCTAAAATACCATCTAATTGTTCTGTCATCTTGGCCTCAATTCCAACTCTTTTAGAATCTCTTGTTCTTTTTGCTCCCTTTCCTTATGTTGAAGGTTAAGTAGGGGAAGGTGTCTCAGCATCAGCTATGTCATCAAGTCGATCATTATTATCTATTTCATTCTCCAAATCATCTTGACTGTCTTTTTGTTCACCTATTGGATCTTTCTAGACATTATTACTCATCAACTCTTGTGAGGTTGCCCACGCACCTACACCTGTAACAGCTTCTCGTTCAAACAAAATGTCCAGTTGGTCAACATTTTCAGTCCACTATTTCGATATTTTGCAACTTCAGGATTCTCCTGAAATATTACCAACTACAATTAACcaattgtgataaaaaaaaaaaaaacataaatatgcAGTTGGATTCTCCATTGATTTGAGATAATAATTTCTCACCTTCACTTTTTTCTCCCGCCACTCATCACTTGCAAAGATAGTTTGCTTCACAGTTGTTTATGAACATATGACCCTTGAGTAAGGTcattaaatttcttaataaCATTTTTCCATCCAATCCTATTAAGATGACCACCTATTTGATTTCCGGCTAATGTTTCAGCTACACAAATGCTTATAAATGTCTCTACACCTGCATCATCTTGCATTgccttgctttttttttt encodes:
- the LOC137709363 gene encoding nudix hydrolase 3-like isoform X1, which codes for MAVTEGDVHTQEEYFDVLTKTGQKTGISKPRGDVHRDGDYHRAVHVWIFAESTQELLIQNRYYCKDSWAGRWDISSAGHIYAGDSSLTTARRELQEELGIVLPKDAFEMLFVYLEECVINDGKFINNEFNDVYLVTTVNPIPLEAFTLQETEVSAVKYISYEDYRNLLAKEDPDFFPYDVNGQYGQLFDIIARRYKENTIGRSLTLQKQLQRYAPVTLSAELTGLTEADREALVLLTKAAAIIDQIFYLQVWCCNPVLRDWLKKHADASQLDKLKWMYYVINKGPWSSLDENEAFLTTADSAIKLLPEATKRVTGWKGLEYKAAFPMLKPPGANFYPPDMDKVEFELWKKSLTEDQKQAATSFFTVIKRQSELSLDSSLYGSTDESTSHSVTSTHDLYSVPFSQEYNAFLTQAAEFLHKAGELASSPSLKRFFHSKADAFLSNDYYDSDIAWMELDSKLDVTIGPYETYEDALFGYKATFEAFIGVRDDKATAQVQLFGDNLQVLYYKHFLPEMQYLTKIIKILTALLFLLTIHYYYFYKVLEQNLPLDSVYKSKDVICASIRVIDLIYNAGDVKGPQTTAFNLPNDERIVKDRGTSLVMLKNISEAKFKHILLPIADVCITKEQRELVDFESFFTHTICHECCHGIGPHSITLPDGRKSTVRLELQELHSALEEAKADIVGLWALKFLIHKDMLSKSLLKSMYVSFLAGCFRSVRFGLEEAHGKGQALQFNWLYGEGAFILNPDETFSVDFTKVEGAVENLSRAILTIQAKGDKEAANALLQKYCIMTNPIKVALQKLEKIQVPVDIVPTFPVIDKILEQRQQMDHETDKASMTFYLAVILLSGAIILIAMLYELL